One part of the Chthonomonadales bacterium genome encodes these proteins:
- a CDS encoding trypsin-like peptidase domain-containing protein, producing MSTFTEPAEAGRCPARGAAMRRRILALVVLGALAVLLLIAPNLRVSWRGPGSDAATSGLGVKLGEPQKALAPGEVYAHAAEAAYRSVVNIDTTERVRVRGFFDEEFFGPRYRERSSEGSGVIITRDGYIITNEHVVGAANQTGKKIYILLTDGRRFPGTIVGADSTADIALVKVDGKDLPAAHLGTVRGLVPGQMAVAIGNPLGLRFTVTNGVISALGRPLTMPDGRVYQDLIQHDALINPGNSGGALVDLRGDVIGINTLVNANAQGIGFAIPIDTALRVADELKRFGKVKRPWLGIVPDTNGPLYVHRFGLPDVPGVVVRGVYRGGPASGAGVEAGDVITSLNGKPVKTAEEFREREKALRIGQRVEVIVRRGDQEARGTMTVGEAP from the coding sequence ATGTCCACCTTCACCGAGCCCGCGGAGGCCGGGCGCTGCCCGGCGAGGGGAGCCGCCATGCGCAGGAGGATCCTGGCGTTGGTCGTGCTGGGCGCCCTGGCGGTTCTGCTGCTGATCGCGCCGAACCTGCGCGTGAGCTGGCGCGGTCCGGGCAGCGATGCCGCCACGTCGGGCCTGGGTGTGAAGCTCGGCGAGCCGCAGAAGGCCCTCGCGCCCGGCGAGGTCTATGCCCACGCGGCCGAGGCGGCCTACCGTTCCGTCGTGAACATCGACACCACAGAGCGCGTGCGCGTGCGCGGCTTCTTCGACGAGGAGTTCTTCGGGCCGCGCTATCGGGAGCGCAGCAGCGAGGGCTCGGGTGTCATCATCACGCGCGACGGCTACATCATCACCAACGAGCACGTCGTCGGCGCGGCCAACCAGACCGGCAAGAAGATCTACATCTTGCTGACCGATGGCCGCAGGTTCCCCGGCACCATCGTTGGTGCCGACTCCACGGCCGACATCGCGCTCGTGAAGGTGGACGGCAAGGACCTGCCGGCTGCGCACCTGGGCACCGTCCGGGGCCTGGTGCCCGGCCAGATGGCGGTCGCCATCGGCAACCCTCTCGGCCTGCGCTTCACGGTGACCAACGGCGTCATCAGCGCGCTCGGCCGGCCGCTCACGATGCCGGACGGCCGGGTCTACCAGGACCTCATCCAGCACGACGCCCTGATTAACCCGGGCAACTCCGGCGGCGCCCTGGTGGACCTGCGCGGGGACGTGATCGGCATCAACACGCTGGTCAACGCCAATGCGCAGGGGATCGGCTTCGCCATCCCCATCGACACCGCCCTGCGCGTGGCGGACGAGCTGAAGCGGTTTGGGAAGGTGAAGCGGCCCTGGCTGGGCATCGTCCCCGACACGAATGGGCCGCTCTACGTGCACCGGTTCGGCCTGCCGGACGTGCCCGGCGTGGTGGTGCGCGGCGTCTACCGCGGCGGTCCGGCCTCGGGCGCCGGCGTGGAGGCCGGGGACGTGATCACGAGCCTGAACGGCAAGCCGGTGAAGACGGCGGAGGAGTTCCGCGAGCGCGAGAAGGCGCTGCGCATCGGCCAGCGCGTGGAGGTCATCGTGCGGCGCGGCGACCAGGAGGCGCGGGGTACAATGACGGTTGGGGAAGCTCCGTGA
- a CDS encoding ketose-bisphosphate aldolase, producing MIVPTRVLFEHAYGKYALGAYNINNLEQAMGLFRGNMDSRAPFIIQISKGARGYTDKRMLEAIIRTADQIWPDALFAVHLDHGDEQTCYDCIESGFYSSVMIDGSHFPFEENIAVTKRVVDAAHARGVSVEAELGQLGGVEEHVAVDEKDAHLTDPDEAKEFVERAGCDSLACAIGTSHGAFKFTGSQGLHFDRIKGIQQLLPGYPLVMHGSSSVPQDEVARINAAGGDLKGAKGVDANEYLPAARLGVCKINIDTDGRLVWCRVHREYFRDKPADFDLRGPGKIFQAEYAKFIASRNELLGSAGQLAASREHAMAGAR from the coding sequence GTGATCGTTCCGACTCGTGTCCTCTTTGAGCACGCGTACGGCAAATACGCTCTCGGCGCCTACAACATCAACAACCTGGAGCAGGCGATGGGCCTGTTCCGCGGCAACATGGACTCGCGGGCGCCGTTCATCATTCAGATCAGCAAGGGCGCCCGGGGCTACACCGACAAGAGGATGCTCGAGGCCATCATCCGCACGGCCGACCAGATATGGCCGGACGCGCTCTTTGCGGTCCACCTTGATCATGGCGACGAGCAGACCTGCTACGACTGCATCGAGAGCGGTTTCTACTCATCCGTGATGATCGACGGTTCCCACTTCCCGTTCGAGGAGAACATCGCCGTGACGAAGCGGGTGGTGGACGCCGCCCACGCGCGCGGCGTAAGCGTGGAGGCGGAGCTGGGGCAGCTCGGCGGCGTCGAGGAGCACGTGGCGGTCGACGAGAAGGACGCGCACCTGACGGACCCCGACGAGGCCAAGGAGTTTGTGGAGCGCGCAGGCTGCGACAGCCTGGCCTGCGCCATCGGCACCAGCCACGGCGCCTTCAAGTTCACGGGAAGCCAGGGTCTCCACTTCGACCGGATCAAGGGGATCCAGCAGCTCCTTCCCGGCTACCCGCTCGTGATGCACGGCTCCTCGTCGGTTCCGCAGGATGAGGTGGCGCGCATCAACGCCGCCGGCGGCGACCTGAAGGGCGCCAAGGGCGTCGACGCCAACGAGTACCTGCCTGCCGCGCGGCTGGGCGTCTGCAAGATCAACATCGACACGGACGGCCGCCTGGTGTGGTGTCGCGTGCACCGCGAGTACTTCCGCGACAAGCCGGCCGACTTCGACCTGCGCGGCCCCGGCAAGATCTTCCAGGCCGAGTACGCGAAGTTCATCGCCAGCCGCAACGAGCTTCTGGGCTCGGCGGGGCAGCTTGCCGCCTCCCGCGAGCACGCGATGGCTGGCGCGAGGTAG
- a CDS encoding prepilin-type N-terminal cleavage/methylation domain-containing protein, with protein MRPGRRRGFTLIELLVVIAIIAILAAILFPVFARAREQARKTTCLSNLKQTGLATLMYAQDYDETFPWLMMDGRNNDDNTGLSTRMSSGPPNLNGVRGLFMEYVLYPYMKNYGIFGCPTLRPDPVRLGADNLPLNQFGSYAYAYGGIGAGCGPGAPATSPRPTPFELFVRLGPFLDSRLGYLLTTNCNPQAYFIAGQPLAAVGSSSTAILSVCNSYGAHQGFTDDDIVPVSVGGTGREETGATFAVFADGHARYKTGKFIDLVAFSLAPLNP; from the coding sequence ATGCGACCAGGGCGTCGGCGCGGCTTCACCCTCATCGAGCTCCTCGTGGTCATCGCCATCATCGCGATCCTCGCCGCGATCCTCTTCCCCGTGTTCGCGCGCGCTCGCGAGCAGGCCCGCAAGACGACCTGCCTCTCGAACCTCAAGCAGACCGGCCTGGCCACCCTCATGTATGCCCAGGACTACGACGAGACCTTCCCCTGGCTCATGATGGATGGGCGCAACAACGACGACAACACCGGCCTCAGCACGCGCATGAGCAGCGGCCCGCCCAACCTCAACGGAGTCCGAGGGCTCTTCATGGAGTACGTTCTGTACCCGTACATGAAGAACTACGGCATTTTCGGGTGCCCCACGCTCCGGCCCGACCCGGTGCGCCTGGGCGCCGACAACCTCCCTCTCAACCAGTTCGGCTCCTACGCCTACGCTTACGGCGGAATCGGCGCCGGCTGCGGCCCGGGCGCCCCGGCGACCTCGCCGCGCCCAACGCCGTTCGAGCTCTTCGTGCGCCTCGGCCCCTTCCTGGACAGTCGGCTGGGCTACCTGCTCACCACCAACTGCAACCCGCAGGCCTACTTTATTGCGGGCCAGCCGCTCGCGGCGGTGGGGTCCTCCTCCACCGCGATCCTCTCCGTCTGCAACTCCTATGGCGCGCACCAGGGCTTCACCGACGACGACATCGTGCCGGTCTCGGTGGGGGGCACCGGGCGCGAGGAGACGGGGGCGACCTTCGCGGTCTTCGCGGACGGGCACGCGCGCTACAAGACCGGCAAGTTCATCGACCTGGTGGCCTTCTCGCTGGCTCCGCTGAACCCCTAG
- a CDS encoding DUF1559 domain-containing protein, giving the protein MRRSRMGFTLIELLVVIAIIAILAAILFPVFAQAREKARGTSCLSNTKQIGTATQMYAQDYDETLPLSLYMADWGTGTVATCYDGLFPYMKSAAILQCPSAPRVIDFAAYMAAFGFQLQGNFRYGSYPPNVVVIADGDPGLVNDRPAQTLGGIPYPASQPVFADGYIGGGGTFYTPVEGRHTDGTNVSYLDGHSKYFRLSRNPNPDPGLYDTAVGKQIDGWIITSGPFRSPDPNNPNFELAGIVVDPDCPDPVASPCVRDTR; this is encoded by the coding sequence ATGCGACGTTCCCGCATGGGGTTCACGCTGATCGAACTACTCGTCGTCATCGCGATTATCGCGATCCTCGCCGCGATCCTGTTCCCGGTGTTCGCTCAGGCCCGGGAGAAGGCGCGCGGCACCTCGTGCCTGTCGAACACCAAGCAGATCGGCACGGCGACCCAGATGTACGCGCAGGACTACGACGAGACGCTCCCGCTGAGCCTCTACATGGCCGACTGGGGCACGGGCACCGTGGCCACCTGTTATGACGGGCTCTTCCCGTACATGAAGAGCGCGGCCATTCTGCAGTGCCCTTCGGCGCCGAGGGTGATCGACTTCGCGGCCTACATGGCGGCCTTCGGCTTCCAGCTCCAGGGCAACTTCCGCTACGGTTCCTACCCGCCCAACGTCGTCGTGATCGCCGACGGAGACCCCGGCCTGGTCAACGACCGCCCCGCGCAGACGCTCGGAGGCATCCCGTACCCGGCCTCGCAGCCCGTCTTTGCCGACGGCTACATCGGCGGCGGCGGCACCTTCTACACGCCCGTTGAGGGGCGGCACACCGACGGCACCAACGTGTCGTATCTGGACGGCCACTCCAAGTACTTCCGCCTGAGCCGGAACCCGAACCCCGATCCGGGGCTCTACGACACGGCGGTCGGCAAGCAGATCGACGGCTGGATCATCACCTCCGGACCGTTCCGCTCGCCCGATCCCAACAACCCGAACTTCGAGCTGGCCGGCATCGTGGTCGATCCGGATTGCCCGGACCCGGTCGCCAGCCCCTGCGTACGCGACACCCGCTGA
- the efp gene encoding elongation factor P, with protein sequence MIDTSDFRNGLSIRQDSDIFTIVEFQHVKPGKGGAFVRTRLRNVRTGAVIEKTFRAGEKMEQARLERRPMQFLYVQEDLYFLMDTETYEQISVPRSAFGDPVKYLKDGTEVTVLDHDGTVIGVEVPFFVELEVVETDPGVRGDTAAGGSKPAKVATGAVIQVPFFINVGDRVKIDTRTDSYLERVK encoded by the coding sequence TTGATCGATACCAGCGACTTCCGCAACGGCCTGAGCATACGCCAGGACAGCGACATCTTCACCATCGTCGAGTTCCAGCACGTTAAGCCCGGAAAGGGCGGCGCCTTCGTGCGCACCAGGCTGCGCAACGTGCGCACCGGCGCGGTCATCGAGAAGACCTTCCGGGCCGGCGAGAAGATGGAGCAGGCCCGCCTCGAACGGCGTCCCATGCAGTTCCTCTACGTGCAGGAGGACCTCTACTTCCTCATGGACACGGAGACCTACGAGCAGATCTCCGTGCCTCGTTCGGCCTTCGGCGACCCGGTGAAGTACCTCAAGGACGGAACGGAAGTCACGGTACTCGACCACGACGGCACCGTGATCGGCGTGGAGGTTCCCTTCTTCGTGGAGCTCGAGGTGGTGGAGACCGATCCCGGAGTGCGCGGCGACACGGCGGCCGGGGGCTCCAAGCCGGCCAAGGTGGCGACGGGAGCGGTCATCCAGGTCCCCTTCTTCATCAACGTCGGCGACCGCGTCAAGATCGACACGCGGACCGACTCGTACCTCGAGCGCGTTAAGTAG